A region of Plantactinospora sp. BC1 DNA encodes the following proteins:
- a CDS encoding ABC transporter permease, producing the protein MEATAATRPRAGLVGRFPALAVLEYNLVAYRRTWRAGVFSSFLLPLLTMVGFGVGVGAYVEAPVAGVPYLDFLVPGLIASTALQVAIGESTWPVLGNFEWIKIYFAQAATPLRVADILGGQLGFVLFRVLTSSLAFLLVAAAFGALHSPWALATLPLVALIGAAVAAPVFAYSSSVRSDSYLALLFRFAVIPMTLFAGVFFPVESLPVVLRWLAYASPLWHGVDLCRAATLGVAPAWSIPGHLLYLGAWVAVGWWLAHAAFRRRLVV; encoded by the coding sequence CTGGAGGCCACGGCGGCGACCCGCCCCCGGGCCGGACTCGTCGGGCGGTTCCCCGCGCTGGCGGTGCTCGAATACAACCTCGTCGCCTACCGCCGCACCTGGCGGGCCGGCGTCTTCTCGTCGTTCCTGCTGCCGCTGCTCACCATGGTCGGCTTCGGGGTGGGCGTCGGGGCGTACGTCGAGGCGCCGGTGGCCGGGGTGCCCTACCTGGACTTCCTCGTACCGGGGTTGATCGCCTCGACCGCGCTCCAGGTCGCGATCGGCGAGTCGACCTGGCCGGTGCTGGGCAACTTCGAGTGGATCAAGATCTACTTCGCCCAGGCGGCGACACCGCTGCGGGTGGCCGACATCCTCGGCGGGCAGCTCGGCTTCGTGCTGTTCCGGGTGCTCACCAGCAGCCTCGCCTTCCTGCTCGTGGCGGCGGCGTTCGGCGCGCTGCACTCGCCGTGGGCGCTGGCCACCCTGCCGCTGGTGGCGCTGATCGGGGCGGCGGTGGCGGCACCGGTCTTCGCCTACAGCTCCTCGGTGCGCAGCGACAGCTATCTGGCGCTGCTGTTCCGGTTCGCGGTGATCCCGATGACCCTCTTCGCCGGGGTCTTCTTCCCGGTCGAGTCGCTGCCGGTGGTGCTGCGCTGGCTGGCCTACGCGTCGCCGCTCTGGCACGGCGTGGACCTGTGCCGGGCCGCCACCCTCGGCGTCGCGCCCGCCTGGTCGATCCCCGGTCACCTGCTCTACCTCGGCGCCTGGGTCGCCGTCGGCTGGTGGCTGGCGCACGCGGCGTTCCGCCGCCGGCTGGTGGTCTGA
- a CDS encoding ABC transporter ATP-binding protein has translation MAKDGILIQARGLVKRFGDFTAVDGIDVDVRAGEAFGFLGPNGAGKSSTMRMVGCVSPPTGGELRIMGMDPRRDGPAIRSRLGVCPQLDNLDPELTVRENLTTYARYFGIPRRVARERAAELLDFVQLAERAGSKVEPLSGGMKRRLTIARALVNEPDIVLLDEPTTGLDPQARHLVWERLFRLKQQGVTLVLTTHYMDEAEQLCDRLVVMDGGRIVAEGSPRALIDRYSTREVVELRFAGETQEAFAGKLDGLAERVEVLPDRILLYVTDGDAAVAEVHARALTPASVLVRRSSLEDVFLHLTGRTLVD, from the coding sequence GTGGCTAAGGACGGGATTCTCATCCAGGCGCGAGGGTTGGTCAAGCGCTTCGGAGACTTCACCGCTGTCGACGGGATCGATGTCGACGTGCGGGCGGGGGAGGCGTTCGGGTTCCTCGGCCCCAACGGTGCCGGCAAGAGTTCGACGATGCGGATGGTCGGCTGTGTCTCGCCGCCGACCGGCGGCGAGCTGCGGATCATGGGGATGGATCCCCGGCGGGACGGGCCGGCGATCCGGTCCCGGCTCGGCGTCTGTCCGCAGCTGGACAACCTCGACCCGGAGCTGACCGTCCGGGAAAACCTCACCACCTATGCGCGCTACTTCGGCATCCCGCGCCGGGTGGCCCGGGAGCGCGCCGCCGAGCTGCTCGACTTCGTGCAGCTCGCCGAGCGGGCGGGCAGCAAGGTGGAGCCGCTCTCCGGCGGCATGAAACGCCGGTTGACCATCGCCCGCGCGCTGGTCAACGAGCCCGACATCGTGCTGCTCGACGAGCCGACCACCGGGCTGGACCCGCAGGCCCGGCACCTGGTCTGGGAGCGGCTGTTCCGGCTCAAGCAGCAGGGGGTCACGCTGGTGCTGACCACCCATTACATGGACGAGGCGGAGCAGCTCTGCGACCGGCTGGTGGTGATGGACGGCGGCCGGATCGTCGCCGAGGGCTCGCCGCGCGCGCTGATCGACCGCTACTCGACCCGCGAGGTGGTGGAGCTGCGCTTCGCCGGTGAGACCCAGGAGGCCTTCGCCGGCAAGCTGGACGGGCTCGCCGAGCGGGTCGAGGTGCTGCCGGACCGGATCCTGCTCTACGTCACCGACGGCGACGCCGCCGTGGCCGAGGTGCACGCCCGGGCGCTCACCCCGGCCAGCGTGCTGGTCCGGCGCAGCAGCCTGGAGGACGTCTTCCTGCACCTGACCGGCCGGACGTTGGTGGACTGA
- a CDS encoding siderophore-interacting protein: MAESSNGTGVRYASVLRTAWLTPHMIRVVLGGEGLAGFAADTYTDHYVKLIFPPAGVDYPVPLDLDMVKRELPRDQWPRLRTYTVRAWDAVARELTLDFVYHGDEGLAGPWAAAARPGDRVMFRGPGGGYAPDPLADWHLLVGDESALPAIGAALERLPYAAPARVFLEVDGPAEEQHLGTEADAEIVWVHRAGRVVGEALVEAVRAATFPAGQPHAFVHGEAYFVRELRRMLRGELRVPKERLSISGYWRRGDDDESWRSAKPDWNRQVEAEESAVVVG, translated from the coding sequence ATGGCGGAAAGTTCGAACGGAACCGGGGTCAGGTACGCCAGCGTACTGCGCACGGCGTGGCTCACGCCGCACATGATCCGAGTGGTGCTCGGCGGGGAGGGTCTGGCCGGGTTCGCGGCCGACACCTACACCGACCACTACGTAAAGTTGATCTTTCCGCCGGCCGGCGTCGACTATCCGGTGCCGCTCGACCTCGACATGGTCAAACGCGAGCTGCCCCGCGACCAGTGGCCCCGGCTGCGCACCTACACCGTGCGGGCCTGGGACGCGGTGGCCCGGGAGCTGACCCTGGACTTCGTCTACCACGGCGACGAGGGGCTGGCCGGTCCGTGGGCCGCGGCGGCCCGCCCCGGCGACCGGGTGATGTTCCGGGGCCCCGGCGGCGGATACGCCCCGGACCCGCTGGCCGACTGGCACCTGCTGGTCGGCGACGAGAGCGCCCTGCCGGCGATCGGCGCGGCGCTGGAGCGGCTGCCGTACGCCGCCCCGGCCCGGGTCTTCCTGGAGGTCGACGGCCCGGCCGAGGAGCAACACCTCGGCACCGAGGCGGACGCCGAGATCGTCTGGGTGCACCGCGCCGGCCGGGTCGTCGGCGAGGCCCTGGTCGAGGCGGTACGCGCGGCCACCTTCCCGGCCGGCCAGCCGCACGCCTTCGTGCACGGCGAGGCGTACTTCGTCCGCGAGCTGCGCCGGATGCTCCGCGGCGAACTCCGGGTGCCGAAGGAGCGGCTCTCCATCTCCGGCTACTGGCGTCGCGGCGACGACGACGAGAGCTGGCGCTCCGCCAAGCCCGACTGGAACCGGCAGGTCGAGGCCGAGGAGTCCGCGGTCGTCGTCGGCTGA
- a CDS encoding potassium transporter TrkA: protein MGQGVHVQELPGIGKRYDIDLGHGGTRVSVVVRRDGTRDLYVFTSRSDEPTAVVELTEEQSRKVGAVLGGTFFA from the coding sequence ATGGGCCAGGGCGTACACGTGCAGGAGCTGCCGGGCATCGGCAAGCGGTACGACATCGATCTCGGGCACGGCGGCACCCGCGTCTCGGTGGTGGTACGCCGGGACGGCACCCGTGACCTCTACGTCTTCACCTCCCGCTCGGACGAGCCCACCGCCGTGGTCGAACTGACCGAGGAGCAGTCCCGCAAGGTCGGCGCCGTGCTCGGCGGGACCTTCTTCGCCTGA
- a CDS encoding cation:proton antiporter, with translation MHADLIGFGAIVLVAGLLARAGRRVGLPSVPFFMLTGILLGPATPGPVLVEHPEDLALLAAIGLVLLLFNLGVEFPVRQVFGSGKRLFIAAACSIGLNVGAGLALGFTLGWGTPEAFVIAGALGISSSAIATKLLIELRRLTNAETPIILGIIVIEDLFLAIYLALLSPILAGATSPGDIALHIGMSFGYLLLLVAVAKWGARAIGAVIGAREDELLAIGMVGLVVLVAGLSAEVGVSDAIGALMIGLVVARTAVRERVERLVLPLRDVFAAVFFVGFGLSIDIGAFGSVAVPVAIAVGVTIVANIGSGLITGSLFGFNQRGAANVGLTVLGRGEFSLILATLALGAGLDDRIGPFVALYVLILAVLSPMFAAQSRYLARVIPDQLLRSRWRYVREETMSTACTHLDRIHITETDGDACRECLDAGEEWVHLRMCLTCGAVGCCDESSGRHATAHFEQTGHPLIRSIEPHEDWQYCYVDGALVREPIGPREPVES, from the coding sequence ATGCACGCCGATCTGATCGGGTTCGGCGCGATCGTGCTGGTCGCCGGCCTGCTGGCCCGGGCCGGCCGCCGGGTCGGCCTGCCCAGCGTGCCGTTCTTCATGCTGACCGGCATCCTGCTCGGGCCGGCCACCCCCGGCCCGGTCTTGGTCGAGCATCCCGAAGACCTCGCCCTGCTCGCCGCCATCGGCCTGGTACTGCTGCTGTTCAACCTCGGCGTCGAGTTCCCGGTACGGCAGGTCTTCGGCAGCGGGAAGCGCCTCTTCATCGCCGCCGCCTGCTCGATCGGGCTGAACGTCGGGGCCGGGCTCGCGCTCGGCTTCACCCTCGGCTGGGGCACCCCCGAGGCGTTCGTGATCGCCGGGGCACTCGGCATCTCCTCCTCGGCGATCGCCACCAAGCTCCTCATCGAGCTGCGCCGGCTGACCAACGCCGAGACCCCGATCATCCTCGGCATCATCGTGATCGAGGACCTCTTCCTCGCCATCTATCTGGCCCTGCTCTCGCCGATCCTGGCCGGCGCCACCTCCCCGGGCGACATCGCGCTGCACATCGGGATGAGCTTCGGCTACCTGCTGCTGCTGGTGGCGGTGGCGAAGTGGGGCGCCCGGGCGATCGGCGCCGTGATCGGCGCCCGCGAGGACGAACTGCTCGCCATCGGGATGGTCGGGCTGGTGGTACTGGTCGCCGGGCTCTCGGCCGAGGTCGGCGTCTCCGACGCGATCGGCGCGCTCATGATCGGCCTCGTCGTCGCCCGGACCGCCGTACGGGAACGGGTGGAGCGACTCGTCCTGCCGCTGCGCGACGTCTTCGCCGCCGTCTTCTTCGTCGGCTTCGGGTTGAGCATCGACATCGGGGCGTTCGGCTCGGTGGCCGTACCGGTGGCGATCGCGGTCGGGGTGACGATCGTGGCGAACATCGGCTCCGGCCTGATCACCGGTTCGCTCTTCGGGTTCAACCAGCGCGGTGCGGCCAACGTCGGGCTGACCGTGCTGGGCCGGGGCGAGTTCTCGCTGATCCTGGCCACCCTGGCCCTCGGCGCCGGGCTCGACGACCGGATCGGGCCGTTCGTCGCGCTCTACGTCCTGATCCTCGCGGTGCTCAGCCCGATGTTCGCGGCGCAGTCCCGCTATCTGGCCCGGGTCATCCCGGACCAGCTCCTCCGGTCGCGCTGGCGCTACGTCCGCGAGGAGACCATGAGCACGGCCTGCACCCACCTGGACCGGATCCACATCACCGAGACCGACGGGGACGCCTGCCGGGAGTGCCTCGACGCCGGTGAGGAGTGGGTGCACCTGCGGATGTGCCTGACCTGCGGCGCGGTCGGCTGCTGCGACGAGTCGTCGGGCCGGCACGCGACCGCGCACTTCGAGCAGACCGGGCATCCGCTGATCCGCTCGATCGAGCCGCACGAGGACTGGCAGTACTGCTACGTCGACGGCGCGCTGGTCCGCGAGCCGATCGGCCCCCGGGAGCCGGTCGAGTCCTGA
- a CDS encoding MFS transporter — MVSAGPASAEPPPSAWAPLRVATYRSLWVAMLVANIGTWMQTVGAQWLLIDERNASTLVSLVQTASALPILLLALPAGALADTLDRRRLLIAVQFFIVAVGVALTLLTATGRMPPALLLTLTFAFGVGQALTLPAWAAIIPDLVPRNLLQSASGLGSISVNVARSVGPAVAGLLIAWTGVPLVFALNTLAFLFFAFTLLRWRAGTSRSVEVPERFTAALRAGGRYVRHSPIVQRLLLRALLFLVPGSALWALLPLIANQRLGLGAGGYGVLLAALGAGAVAGGLVLPWVRSRFSPNLFLLVAGLTYGAAMLVVALVPVEAVVLVALVPAGLAWVTVLSNLNAEMQLFLPGWVRARGLAVYQVVFAGGQAIGALVWGVVADTAGLVLAHVAAGLLMVLGGLTVKMWPLPDLRAVERDPATHWPDLELVHEPDPSVGPVMVVLTYTVREERREGFVAAMQEVRAARQRTGASRWGLFREGESADLFVEVYELPSWDEHLRQHGGRLTKADQAAELRALEHAEGLPQVSHLLPAQANP, encoded by the coding sequence ATGGTCAGCGCCGGGCCGGCCTCCGCCGAGCCGCCACCCTCGGCGTGGGCGCCGCTGCGGGTGGCGACCTACCGCAGCCTCTGGGTGGCGATGCTGGTCGCCAACATCGGCACCTGGATGCAGACCGTCGGGGCCCAGTGGCTGCTGATCGACGAACGGAACGCCTCCACCCTGGTCTCCCTGGTGCAGACCGCCAGCGCCCTACCGATCCTGCTGCTCGCGCTGCCGGCCGGTGCCCTGGCCGACACCCTCGACCGGCGGCGGCTGCTGATCGCCGTGCAGTTCTTCATCGTCGCGGTGGGGGTGGCGCTGACCCTGCTCACCGCGACCGGGCGGATGCCACCGGCGCTGCTGCTCACCCTCACCTTCGCCTTCGGGGTCGGGCAGGCGCTCACCCTGCCGGCCTGGGCCGCGATCATCCCCGACCTGGTGCCGCGCAACCTGTTGCAGTCCGCCTCCGGGCTCGGCTCGATCAGCGTGAACGTGGCCCGCTCGGTCGGCCCGGCGGTGGCCGGCCTGCTGATCGCCTGGACCGGCGTACCGCTGGTCTTCGCCCTCAACACCCTGGCCTTCCTCTTCTTCGCCTTCACCCTGCTCCGGTGGCGGGCCGGCACCTCACGTTCGGTGGAGGTGCCGGAGCGGTTCACCGCGGCGCTCCGGGCCGGCGGCCGGTACGTCCGGCACTCGCCGATCGTGCAGCGGCTGCTGCTGCGGGCGCTGCTCTTCCTGGTACCCGGTAGTGCGCTCTGGGCGCTGCTGCCGCTGATCGCCAACCAGCGGCTCGGGCTCGGCGCCGGCGGGTACGGCGTCCTGCTGGCCGCGCTCGGCGCCGGTGCGGTGGCCGGCGGGCTGGTGCTGCCCTGGGTCCGGAGCAGGTTCTCGCCGAACCTCTTCCTGCTGGTCGCCGGGCTGACCTACGGGGCGGCGATGCTGGTGGTGGCGCTGGTACCGGTCGAGGCGGTGGTGCTGGTCGCACTGGTGCCGGCCGGCCTGGCCTGGGTGACGGTGCTCTCCAACCTCAACGCCGAGATGCAGCTCTTCCTCCCCGGCTGGGTACGCGCCCGCGGCCTCGCCGTCTACCAGGTGGTCTTCGCCGGAGGGCAGGCGATCGGCGCGCTCGTCTGGGGCGTCGTCGCCGACACGGCGGGGCTGGTCCTCGCGCACGTCGCCGCCGGGCTGCTGATGGTCCTCGGCGGGCTCACCGTGAAGATGTGGCCGCTGCCGGACCTGCGCGCGGTGGAACGGGACCCGGCGACGCACTGGCCCGACCTCGAACTGGTGCACGAGCCCGACCCGAGCGTCGGGCCGGTGATGGTGGTGCTGACGTACACGGTCCGGGAGGAGCGGCGGGAGGGGTTCGTCGCGGCCATGCAGGAGGTGCGGGCGGCGCGGCAGCGCACCGGCGCGTCGCGCTGGGGCCTGTTCCGGGAGGGCGAGTCGGCCGACCTCTTCGTGGAGGTCTACGAGCTGCCCTCCTGGGACGAGCACCTGCGGCAGCACGGCGGCCGGCTGACCAAGGCCGACCAGGCCGCCGAGCTGCGCGCGCTGGAACACGCCGAGGGGTTGCCGCAGGTGAGCCACCTGCTGCCGGCCCAGGCCAACCCGTGA
- a CDS encoding SDR family oxidoreductase, which yields MDSRTFVVDGGTSGLGKEVARILAADHRVVILGNVPDEVSQARDELGCDGIVCDMSRSEQVRDALAEIVARYGPIDGLAHCAAMWAGGRLEELSPETIRRAIEVNVLGTAYLLHEALLRMREQGYGNIVYVSALATDVPRPGIPLYRATKSFGTSLVESLAEAQGTNSIKVMEIHPGPMPTRLQERVGAEFLDTIFALPEQVATEVVRLLLLGGDDLYVSGQRVLRADGRW from the coding sequence ATGGACTCCAGGACATTCGTGGTGGACGGCGGCACCAGCGGGCTCGGGAAGGAGGTCGCCCGGATCCTCGCCGCCGACCACCGGGTCGTGATCCTCGGCAACGTCCCGGACGAGGTGTCCCAGGCCCGTGACGAGCTGGGCTGCGACGGCATCGTCTGCGACATGTCCCGCAGCGAGCAGGTCCGGGACGCCCTCGCGGAGATCGTCGCCCGGTACGGCCCGATCGACGGCCTGGCGCACTGCGCCGCGATGTGGGCCGGCGGCAGGCTGGAGGAACTCTCCCCGGAGACGATCCGCCGGGCGATCGAGGTGAACGTGCTGGGTACGGCGTACCTGCTGCACGAGGCGCTGCTGCGGATGCGCGAACAGGGGTACGGCAACATCGTCTACGTCAGCGCGCTCGCCACCGACGTGCCCCGGCCGGGCATCCCGCTCTATCGGGCGACGAAGAGCTTCGGCACCAGCCTGGTCGAGTCGCTGGCCGAGGCGCAGGGCACGAACAGCATCAAGGTGATGGAGATCCACCCCGGCCCGATGCCGACCAGACTCCAGGAGCGGGTCGGCGCCGAGTTCCTCGACACGATCTTCGCGCTGCCCGAGCAGGTGGCGACCGAGGTCGTCCGGCTGCTGCTGCTCGGCGGGGACGACCTCTACGTCTCCGGGCAGAGGGTGCTCCGCGCCGACGGGCGTTGGTAA
- a CDS encoding alkaline phosphatase — protein MQKINRRIFVLGGLGAVGTVALPLRGAVAATPYPFKLGVASGEPAPDSVVLWTRLAPSPLNADGQGGMANADVTVEWQVSAEERFGSLVASGSVAARYADAHSVHVVAGGLAPDADYFYRFRAQGHISPVGRTRTAPAAGSFGRDLVMTFASCAHYESGYYTAYRRMAEENPGLVLHLGDYLYEDATTTGSVREHVGAEIVSLADYRRRYAQYKSDPDLQAAHAAAPWLLVPDDHEVENNYAGTVRENNTPALTAAQWTARRTAAYRAYYENLPLRPSSAPSGNSIPLYRRIRWGQLATFHMLDTRQYRDDQACGDGRKVCADADLPGRTLTGAAQEAWLLDGLGQRLGTWDIMGQQVFFARQLDAAGAANMDSWDGYRASRSRIQQGWTQRGVRNPLVLTGDVHQAWANDLKADYANPGSATIGTELVCTSISSGGNGSADTAIPNGSVNPHIRFFSNRRGYVRTTIGRAQLRADFRAVASVTEHGAPVSTVGSFVIAEGRPGLQAG, from the coding sequence ATGCAGAAGATCAATCGCCGCATCTTCGTCCTGGGTGGACTCGGTGCCGTCGGCACGGTCGCGCTGCCGCTGCGGGGTGCCGTGGCCGCGACCCCCTACCCGTTCAAGCTGGGCGTCGCCTCCGGTGAACCAGCACCGGACAGCGTCGTACTCTGGACCCGGCTCGCCCCGTCGCCGCTGAACGCCGACGGACAGGGCGGGATGGCCAACGCGGACGTCACCGTCGAGTGGCAGGTGTCGGCCGAGGAGCGGTTCGGCTCGCTGGTCGCCTCCGGCTCGGTCGCCGCGCGATACGCCGACGCGCACTCGGTACACGTGGTCGCCGGTGGTCTCGCCCCGGACGCCGACTACTTCTACCGGTTCCGGGCCCAGGGACACATCTCCCCGGTGGGGCGTACCCGGACCGCGCCGGCGGCCGGCAGCTTCGGCCGGGACCTGGTGATGACCTTCGCCTCCTGCGCGCACTACGAGTCCGGCTACTACACCGCCTACCGGCGGATGGCCGAGGAGAACCCGGGGCTGGTACTGCACCTCGGCGACTACCTCTACGAGGACGCCACCACCACCGGCTCGGTACGCGAACACGTCGGCGCCGAGATCGTCTCGCTGGCCGACTACCGCCGCAGGTACGCCCAGTACAAGTCCGATCCGGACCTCCAGGCGGCGCACGCGGCCGCGCCGTGGCTGCTGGTGCCGGACGACCACGAGGTGGAGAACAACTACGCCGGCACGGTACGGGAGAACAACACCCCGGCGCTGACCGCCGCACAGTGGACCGCCCGGCGTACCGCCGCCTACCGGGCGTACTACGAGAACCTGCCGCTGCGGCCCAGCTCGGCGCCGTCCGGCAACAGCATTCCGCTGTACCGGCGGATCCGCTGGGGGCAGCTCGCCACCTTCCACATGCTCGACACCCGGCAGTACCGGGACGACCAGGCCTGCGGGGACGGCCGCAAGGTCTGCGCCGACGCCGACCTGCCCGGCCGTACCCTGACCGGCGCCGCCCAGGAGGCCTGGCTCCTCGACGGCCTGGGCCAGCGGCTCGGCACCTGGGACATCATGGGTCAGCAGGTCTTCTTCGCCCGGCAGCTCGACGCGGCCGGGGCGGCGAACATGGACTCCTGGGACGGCTACCGCGCCTCCCGGTCCCGGATCCAGCAGGGCTGGACCCAGCGCGGCGTACGCAACCCGCTGGTGCTCACCGGCGACGTCCACCAGGCCTGGGCCAACGACCTCAAGGCCGACTACGCCAACCCGGGTTCGGCGACGATCGGCACCGAACTGGTCTGCACCTCGATCTCCTCCGGCGGCAACGGCTCCGCCGACACGGCGATCCCGAACGGCAGCGTGAACCCGCACATCAGGTTCTTCTCCAACCGGCGCGGCTACGTGCGTACCACCATCGGCCGGGCCCAGCTCCGGGCCGACTTCCGGGCGGTGGCCAGCGTCACCGAGCACGGTGCCCCGGTCTCCACCGTCGGTTCGTTCGTCATCGCCGAGGGCCGCCCCGGCCTGCAGGCCGGCTGA
- a CDS encoding deoxyguanosinetriphosphate triphosphohydrolase, with amino-acid sequence MVSQPDAERRVAEPAKDSGYGRSPYQRDRARVLHSAAFRRLAAKTQVHTAGTDDFLRTRLTHSLEVAQIAREMGGRLGCDPDIVDVAGLAHDLGHPPFGHNGEAALDVLAADCGGFEGNAQTLRVLTRLEAKVYGPDGTSAGLNLTRAALDATCKYPWQRRPGERKFGVYADDADTFGWLRRGAPDGDVRCLEAQVMDWADDVAYSVHDVEDGIHGGYLRLRLAQLRADPDERAALCADVAGRYSTESADDLAEVLAGLLADPVLAPLYDYDGSHRALAALKASTSLLTGRFVAAAVEATERRHGTGPLRRYAAELVVPRRIRAECALLKGMALRYVMRRPGAQDWYEHQREILTELVTALLSRAPEVLDPVFAPLWKAAPDDRTRLRVVVDQVASLTDPAAVAWHGRLCDP; translated from the coding sequence GTGGTCAGCCAACCTGACGCGGAGCGCCGGGTGGCCGAACCGGCGAAGGACAGCGGCTACGGGCGGAGCCCGTACCAGCGGGACCGGGCCCGGGTGCTGCACTCGGCGGCGTTCCGGCGGCTGGCCGCCAAGACCCAGGTGCACACCGCCGGCACCGACGACTTCCTCCGGACCCGGCTCACGCACTCGCTGGAGGTGGCCCAGATCGCCCGCGAGATGGGCGGGCGCCTCGGCTGCGACCCGGACATCGTGGACGTGGCCGGGCTCGCGCACGACCTCGGGCACCCGCCGTTCGGGCACAACGGCGAGGCCGCGCTCGACGTCCTCGCCGCCGACTGCGGCGGCTTCGAGGGCAACGCACAGACGCTGCGGGTGCTGACCCGGCTGGAAGCCAAGGTGTACGGCCCGGACGGCACCTCCGCCGGACTCAACCTGACCCGGGCCGCCCTCGACGCCACCTGCAAATACCCCTGGCAGCGCCGGCCCGGCGAGCGCAAGTTCGGGGTGTACGCCGACGACGCCGACACCTTCGGCTGGCTGCGCCGGGGCGCCCCGGACGGCGACGTCCGCTGCCTGGAGGCGCAGGTGATGGACTGGGCCGACGACGTGGCGTACTCGGTGCACGACGTCGAGGACGGCATCCACGGCGGCTACCTGCGACTCCGGCTGGCACAGTTGCGGGCCGACCCCGACGAGCGGGCCGCGCTCTGCGCCGACGTCGCCGGGCGGTACTCGACCGAGTCGGCGGACGACCTCGCCGAGGTGCTGGCCGGACTGCTCGCCGACCCGGTGCTCGCCCCGCTCTACGACTACGACGGCAGCCACCGGGCCCTAGCCGCGTTGAAGGCGAGCACCAGCCTGCTGACCGGGCGCTTCGTCGCGGCGGCCGTCGAGGCCACCGAACGGCGGCACGGTACCGGCCCGCTGCGCCGGTACGCCGCCGAACTGGTGGTACCCCGACGGATCCGCGCCGAGTGCGCGCTGCTGAAGGGGATGGCGCTGCGGTACGTGATGCGCCGCCCGGGCGCGCAGGACTGGTACGAGCACCAGCGGGAGATCCTGACCGAACTGGTGACGGCGCTGCTGAGCCGGGCACCGGAGGTGCTCGACCCGGTCTTCGCACCACTGTGGAAGGCGGCGCCGGACGACCGCACCCGACTCCGGGTGGTGGTCGACCAGGTCGCCTCGCTCACCGACCCGGCGGCGGTCGCCTGGCACGGGCGGTTGTGCGACCCCTGA
- a CDS encoding VOC family protein, which translates to MGIVWENLVVDAADPARLARWWAEALGYQIVAELPDEVEIRRTPDTLPGLIFVPVPEGKETKNRLHIDLRPTDQEAEVERLVDMGARHVDVGQSADDTWIVLADPEGNEFCVLARRS; encoded by the coding sequence ATGGGCATCGTGTGGGAGAACCTGGTGGTCGATGCCGCCGATCCGGCTCGGCTCGCGCGCTGGTGGGCCGAGGCGCTCGGCTACCAGATCGTCGCCGAGTTGCCGGACGAGGTGGAGATCCGCCGGACACCCGACACGCTGCCCGGCCTGATCTTCGTACCGGTGCCGGAGGGCAAGGAGACGAAGAACCGGCTGCACATCGACCTGCGCCCGACCGACCAGGAGGCCGAGGTCGAGCGGCTGGTCGACATGGGTGCCCGGCACGTCGACGTCGGGCAGTCGGCGGACGACACCTGGATCGTGCTGGCCGACCCGGAGGGCAACGAGTTCTGCGTACTCGCCCGGCGGAGTTGA
- a CDS encoding roadblock/LC7 domain-containing protein, with amino-acid sequence MNTDAALLAELHRLRRAVPEISGAILAAVDGLLVVSDLPDTDPHHIAALSAAGLGIGSRFADLVGHGSLHEAVVRGAEGSVVVYPAGADAILTTVVRPETDLLRLHAEARPTAQRLGALWDAVRQPTVATAIPPATDPDAPLATRTPMAALPAGLWSSSGDRRFPGRQ; translated from the coding sequence GTGAACACTGATGCCGCCCTGCTGGCCGAACTGCACCGGCTGCGACGCGCGGTACCGGAGATATCGGGTGCCATACTCGCCGCCGTGGACGGGCTGCTGGTCGTCAGCGACCTGCCCGACACCGATCCGCACCACATCGCCGCCCTCTCCGCGGCGGGGCTCGGGATCGGGAGCCGCTTCGCCGACCTGGTCGGGCACGGGTCGCTGCACGAGGCCGTGGTCCGGGGCGCGGAGGGCTCGGTCGTCGTCTATCCGGCCGGTGCGGACGCGATCCTCACCACCGTGGTCCGGCCGGAGACCGACCTGCTCCGGCTGCACGCCGAGGCCCGGCCGACCGCCCAGCGACTCGGTGCGCTCTGGGACGCCGTACGGCAGCCGACGGTGGCGACGGCGATCCCGCCGGCCACCGACCCGGACGCACCGCTGGCCACCCGTACTCCGATGGCCGCCCTTCCGGCCGGGCTCTGGTCCTCCTCCGGCGACCGGCGCTTCCCCGGCCGGCAGTGA